One Hippocampus zosterae strain Florida chromosome 21, ASM2543408v3, whole genome shotgun sequence genomic region harbors:
- the LOC127593577 gene encoding tetraspanin-8-like, giving the protein MAVNKCIKYLLFIFNLLFWLSGCIILGVSIYLKVNKDGNRITSQSLPGVDLLIAVGVIVMLLGFLGCCGAIKENRCMLILFFASLLLVFILLLAAGIVGAVAENKVKEWVKERLQKFMPLSAHPEIREDLERLQRELGCCGLVNGASDWDVIPDSCRCSASDPQCGPDKVYAAPCSARIVRLLEKNMEVVIGIAFAIAVLLIAGMVFSMILYCQITKRDGATAA; this is encoded by the exons AtggctgtcaacaaatgcatcaAGTATCTCCTCTTCATTTTCAACCTTCTCTTCTGG CTGAGCGGCTGCATCATCCTGGGCGTGTCCATCTACCTGAAAGTCAACAAGGACGGCAACAGG ATCACCAGCCAGTCCCTGCCGGGCGTCGACCTCCTCATCGCCGTGGGCGTCATCGTCATGCTCTTGGGGTTCCTCGGATGCTGCGGCGCCATCAAGGAGAACCGATGCATGCTCATCCTG TTCTTTGCCAGCCTGCTCCTGGTCTTCATCCTCCTGCTGGCTGCCGGGATCGTGGGCGCCGTAGCGGAGAATAAG GTGAAGGAGTGGGTGAAGGAGCGCCTGCAGAAGTTCATGCCGCTCTCCGCTCATCCCGAGATCAGAGAGGACCTGGAGAGACTCCAAAGAGAG CTGGGGTGTTGCGGCCTGGTCAACGGGGCGTCCGACTGGGACGTCATCCCGGACTCGTGCCGATGCTCTGCCTCCGACCCGCAATGCGGCCCCGACAAAGTCTACGCCGCG CCGTGCTCCGCTCGGATCGTCCGCCTGTTGGAGAAAAACATGGAGGTGGTCATCGGCATCGCCTTCGCCATCGCCGTCCTGCTG ATCGCCGGCATGGTCTTCTCCATGATCCTGTACTGTCAGATCACCAAGCGAGACGGCGCCACCGCCGCCTGA
- the LOC127593576 gene encoding tetraspanin-8-like isoform X1 codes for MGKINGCLKCLFVFFNVVFAIIGCLLIFGAVKARVFSAQMSALGAPGLGWVWVFAFGVLGISCLGIYAGISEKELALKIFAGFMAVGMIIMLIFGIVVVVARNKVRESFLSASAEVAEPFMAEEGFRAVLQQLQESGHCCGLVSASDWGHDIPATCECRPGLDGYGGFGTFGHSGCKARPQGTSGPEQVYQQSCGQLIVTYVDFFFNIAIGFLFGFAITALLGLLVALLMIHQVRRHDQAGASSVAMKSY; via the exons ATGGGGAAAATCAACGGCTGcctcaaatgtctttttgtcttcttcaaCGTGGTCTTCGCC atcATCGGATGTCTGCTGATCTTCGGGGCGGTGAAGGCCAGAGTCTTCAGCGCACAG ATGTCGGCATTGGGTGCGCCGGGCCTGGGCTGGGTGTGGGTGTTTGCCTTCGGCGTCCTGGGCATTTCCTGCTTGGGAATCTACGCCGGAATATCGGAGAAGGAGCTGGCCCTCAAGATC TTTGCCGGCTTCATGGCGGTGGGGATGATCATCATGCTCATCTTTGGCATCGTGGTGGTCGTCGCGAGGAACAAG GTGCGCGAGAGCTTCCTGAGCGCGTCGGCGGAGGTGGCCGAGCCCTTCATGGCGGAGGAAGGATTTCGCGCCGTGCTTCAGCAGCTGCAGGAGAGC GGTCATTGCTGCGGCTTGGTGAGCGCCAGCGACTGGGGCCACGACATTCCCGCCACGTGCGAGTGCCGACCCGGACTGGACGGCTACGGGGGTTTCGGGACCTTTGGACATTCCGGCTGCAAAGCCCGGCCTCAG GGAACCAGCGGCCCCGAGCAGGTCTACCAGCAA TCTTGCGGCCAGCTGATCGTCACCTACGTTGACTTCTTCTTCAACATCGCCATCGGCTTCCTGTTTGGCTTCGCCATCACGGCG CTGCTGGGCCTGCTGGTGGCGCTCCTGATGATCCACCAGGTCAGACGCCACGACCAGGCCGGCGCCTCGTCCGTGGCCATGAAGAGTTACTGA
- the LOC127593576 gene encoding tetraspanin-7-like isoform X2: MGKINGCLKCLFVFFNVVFAIIGCLLIFGAVKARVFSAQFAGFMAVGMIIMLIFGIVVVVARNKVRESFLSASAEVAEPFMAEEGFRAVLQQLQESGHCCGLVSASDWGHDIPATCECRPGLDGYGGFGTFGHSGCKARPQGTSGPEQVYQQSCGQLIVTYVDFFFNIAIGFLFGFAITALLGLLVALLMIHQVRRHDQAGASSVAMKSY, encoded by the exons ATGGGGAAAATCAACGGCTGcctcaaatgtctttttgtcttcttcaaCGTGGTCTTCGCC atcATCGGATGTCTGCTGATCTTCGGGGCGGTGAAGGCCAGAGTCTTCAGCGCACAG TTTGCCGGCTTCATGGCGGTGGGGATGATCATCATGCTCATCTTTGGCATCGTGGTGGTCGTCGCGAGGAACAAG GTGCGCGAGAGCTTCCTGAGCGCGTCGGCGGAGGTGGCCGAGCCCTTCATGGCGGAGGAAGGATTTCGCGCCGTGCTTCAGCAGCTGCAGGAGAGC GGTCATTGCTGCGGCTTGGTGAGCGCCAGCGACTGGGGCCACGACATTCCCGCCACGTGCGAGTGCCGACCCGGACTGGACGGCTACGGGGGTTTCGGGACCTTTGGACATTCCGGCTGCAAAGCCCGGCCTCAG GGAACCAGCGGCCCCGAGCAGGTCTACCAGCAA TCTTGCGGCCAGCTGATCGTCACCTACGTTGACTTCTTCTTCAACATCGCCATCGGCTTCCTGTTTGGCTTCGCCATCACGGCG CTGCTGGGCCTGCTGGTGGCGCTCCTGATGATCCACCAGGTCAGACGCCACGACCAGGCCGGCGCCTCGTCCGTGGCCATGAAGAGTTACTGA
- the LOC127593538 gene encoding thyrotropin-releasing hormone-degrading ectoenzyme-like, translated as MGPRDLTPGVTRNGRGMSEQWAAPAGGGRPRRGGERPAFARNRLAVALALSVVTLVAVAAVAVALGVRFEDCGGAPEEEEEERAAPKHRDGGGRGEGAAAPTEEEAARPWRKSRLPASVRPRHYDLRLDVRMDNFTFSGDVSIDIECVNATRLILLHADRLEVSSASVTANRPGGGAVRVHRRFLFPATQMLVLVLHRELKASRTYRLNLTFDAAIEDELLGFFRSSYTLGGQRRYLAVTQFSPTHARKAFPCFDEPAFKATFSLSLRHHAEYTSLANMPALEDDDGDDDGWTTRRFARTPRMSTYYLAWAVCNFTSRETRTDGGVAIRLFARPDAIASGAGDYALDIAGRLLAFYQDIFQVPYSLPKLDLLAVPKHPYAAMENWGLSVFVEQKILLDARVSSSSYRMEVTMVVVHEICHQWFGDLVTPLWWEDVWLKEGFAHYFEYVGTDFLFPKWNMEKRRFLTDVLHEVMSLDGLSSSHPISQEVRDAADIDRVFDWIAYKKGAALIRMLANVMGPSLFRKGLHDYLLSHMYGNAARDDLWRKLSEAMRSEGRDIDVGAVMDGWTLQTGYPVVTVAKDPAEERVVTVSQERFLYGGDGSGGGSGDGGLRWQVPLTVATGNLTRLRSETLIWIRNGTESHGLRETERQTWLLANIDQTGYFRVNYDLRNWKLLIRQLRGNPQVIPVGNRAGLIDDAFNLARAGYLPQGVPLELIGYLPEEASFLPWHAASRALYRLDKLLDRTDDYHLFSDYVLKQVAARYHRMGWPGKAADDDGGDGVPPVSHQTEELQRELIMLACSFGHKECQRQAVAYISDWISSNKNGIPPNIRDVVYCTGVGLMDEDVWEFIWMKFHSSKAVSEKKILLEALTCSDDAFLLDRLLNLSLTSELVAEQDAIDVIVGVGRNPRGRNPAWRFFRDKWDVLNARYGEALFMNSKLIGGVTEFLDTEKELQQLKEFVRSCGPGAGPALPRALEIVEGNVRWHRLRRRHLYQWLREARG; from the exons ATGGGCCCGCGCGACCTGACCCCGGGCGTCACGCGCAACGGCCGCGGGATGTCCGAGCAGTGGGCGGCGCCCGCCGGCGGGGGGCGGCCGCGACGCGGCGGCGAGCGCCCGGCGTTCGCCCGCAACCGACTGGCGGTGGCCTTGGCGCTGTCCGTCGTCACGCTCGTCGCCGTCGCCGCCGTGGCCGTGGCGCTGGGCGTTCGCTTCGAGGACTGCGGGGGAGCcccggaggaggaagaggaggagcgggCGGCGCCGAAGCACCGCGACGGCGGCGGCCGGGGGGAAGGCGCGGCGGCGCcgacggaggaggaggcggcccgACCGTGGAGGAAGAGCCGGCTGCCGGCCTCGGTGCGGCCGCGCCACTACGACCTCCGCCTGGACGTCCGCATGGACAACTTCACCTTCTCGGGCGACGTCAGCATTGACATCGAGTGCGTCAACGCCACCAGGTTGATTCTGCTGCACGCCGACAGACTTGAG GTGTCGAGCGCCTCGGTGACGGCCAACAGGCCGGGGGGAGGCGCCGTCCGCGTCCACCGCCGCTTCCTCTTCCCGGCCACTCAGATGCTGGTGTTGGTGCTGCATCGAGAGCTGAAGGCTTCCAGGACGTACCGCCTCAACCTCACCTTCGACGCCGCCATCGAGGACGAgctgctcggattcttcaggaGCTCCTACACCCTGGGCGGCCAAAGGCG ctACCTGGCGGTGACGCAGTTCAGCCCGACTCACGCCCGCAAAGCCTTCCCGTGCTTCGACGAGCCGGCGTTCAAGGCCACCTTCTCGCTCAGCCTGCGGCACCACGCCGAGTACACGTCGCTGGCCAACATGCCGGCGCTGGAGGATGACGACGGCGATGACGACGGCTGGACGACGCGGCGCTTCGCCCGCACGCCGCGCATGTCCACGTACTACCTGGCCTGGGCCGTCTGCAACTTCACATCCAGAGAGACGCGCACCGACGGCGGAGTGGCG ATCCGTTTGTTCGCCCGGCCGGACGCCATCGCCAGCGGCGCCGGCGACTACGCGCTTGACATCGCCGGGCGCCTCCTGGCCTTCTACCAGGACATCTTCCAAGTGCCGTACTCGCTGCCCAAGCTCG ACTTGCTGGCGGTGCCCAAGCACCCGTACGCCGCCATGGAGAACTGGGGCCTGAGCGTCTTTGTGGAGCAGAAGATCCTGCTGGACGCCCGGGTGTCGTCGTCGTCCTACCGGATGGAGGTGACCATGGTGGTCGTCCACGAGATCTGCCACCAG TGGTTCGGCGACCTGGTGACGCCGCTGTGGTGGGAGGACGTGTGGCTGAAGGAAGGCTTCGCTCACTACTTCGAGTACGTCGGCACCGACTTCCTCTTCCCCAAGTGGAACATG GAGAAGCGGCGCTTCCTGACGGACGTCCTGCACGAGGTGATGTCGCTGGACGGCCTGAGTTCCTCCCACCCCATCTCGCAGGAAGTGCGCGACGCCGCCGACATCGACCGCGTCTTCGACTGGATCGCATACAAAAAA GGGGCGGCGCTGATCCGGATGCTGGCCAACGTGATGGGACCCAGCCTCTTCCGCAAAGGACTTCAC GATTATCTGCTGAGCCACATGTACGGCAACGCGGCCCGTGACGACCTGTGGAGGAAGCTGTCCGAG GCCATGCGCTCGGAAGGGCGGGACATTGACGTCGGGGCCGTGATGGACGGCTGGACTCTGCAAACGGGATACCCCGTGGTCACCGTCGCCAAGGACCCGGCGGAGGAGCGCGTCGTCACCGTCAGCCAGGAGCGCTTCCTGTACGGCGGGGACGGGAGCGGAGGCGGGAGCGGCGACGGCGG CTTGCGGTGGCAGGTGCCCTTGACGGTCGCCACGGGAAACCTGACCCGGCTGCGTTCGGAGACCCTCATCTGGATCCGCAACGGCACAG AAAGCCACGGGCTGCGCGAGACGGAGCGGCAAACGTGGCTGCTGGCCAACATCGACCAGACGGGCTACTTCCGCGTCAACTACGACCTGCGCAACTGGAAGCTGCTGATCCGCCAGCTGCGCGGCAACCCCCAG GTCATCCCGGTGGGCAACCGCGCGGGACTCATCGACGACGCTTTCAACCTGGCCAG GGCGGGTTACCTGCCGCAGGGCGTGCCGCTGGAGTTGATTGGCTACCTGCCCGAGGAGGCGTCCTTCCTGCCGTGGCACGCCGCCAGCCGGGCGCTCTACCGGCTGGACAAGCTGCTGGACCGCACCGACGACTACCACCTCTTCAGC GACTACGTGCTCAAGCAAGTGGCGGCGCGCTACCATCGGATGGGCTGGCCCGGCAAGGCGgccgacgacgacggcggcgacgGCGTCCCGCCGGTGTCCCACCAGACTGA GGAGCTGCAGAGGGAGCTCATCATGTTAGCGTGTAGCTTTGGACACAAAGAGTGCCAGCGCCAAGCCGTCGCCTACATCTCGGACTGGATCTCCAGCAACAAGAACGG AATCCCGCCCAACATCCGCGACGTGGTCTACTGCACGGGCGTCGGTCTGATGGACGAAGACGTGTGGGAGTTCATCTGGATGAAGTTCCACTCGTCAAAGGCCGTCTCGGAGAAGAAGATCCTGCTGGAGGCGCTGACGTGCTCCGACGACGCCTTCCTGCTCGACAG GTTGCTGAACCTGTCGCTGACGTCGGAGCTGGTGGCCGAGCAGGACGCCATCGACGTGATCGTGGGCGTGGGCCGCAACCCCCGGGGCCGCAACCCGGCGTGGCGCTTCTTCCGCGACAAGTGGGACGTCCTCAACGCGCG CTACGGCGAGGCGCTCTTCATGAACTCCAAGCTGATCGGCGGCGTCACCGAGTTCCTGGACACGGAGAAGGAGCTCCAGCAG CTGAAGGAGTTTGTCCGATCCTGCGGCCCGGGGGCGGGGCCCGCCTTGCCGCGGGCGCTGGAGATCGTGGAGGGCAACGTGCGCTGGCACCGCCTCCGCCGCCGACACTTGTACCAATGGCTGCGCGAGGCCCGCGGCTGA
- the LOC127594102 gene encoding NLR family CARD domain-containing protein 3-like, which translates to MALDRESKELLWRTLEDLGHDDLKAFIFHMHLPPKRLDGNAKVVDVVNQLEKKHGEKAMKESVEILEKIQNHNLAQKLRRGMEELQAARRRRSTELRRNGSFFSVDDIRRYQRALQENLRGSYVNAPEGSAELCEQRPMEDAYAELNIVYGADATPDKRHEVLQMETCGEAAESIAPRHIFRSAGGRPRPVRTLLTVGFAGIGKTFLVRKFVLDWASGKGDGDVHLLFPFTFREMNLEKGKRFSLARLVRHFVWESKPMSVETLDLIFKQLQASGKRDFESSGIKVLFVLDGLDESRLKLDLGGSAAPDLDVTEAYPLEVLLAHLIKRNLLPCARVWITTRPVGVHDIPADLVDSKTEVKGFSESQRLDYFRKKFPGGEEVIGHIQKCRSIFIMCHVPIFCWITGVVLQGHLDAGKREELPGSLTQMYAEFLLYHLDKSEERRCQKSARDVKALAELAFGQLMKKQQIFYESDLRGGGGLDYLRAAKHSGVFTEIRPLKRNRADKMFQFIHLSVQEFLAALHVMIRLFRDKKNILAHAEPSLGGLLSLCKRKTMTEVHEAALCKACDSEGHLDLFLRFLLGLSLPRNQRLLDRLLKAPGEPRDQGRSQTLLLVKRRIERGSPERNINLFYCLKELEDDSLLEHMQAYLALARVSSDALLPDMRAALLFFLLTSDEALRRFDLKSYSPSHGGLLMLLPVVKASRESALDHCRLGEASCGALASVLGSPSNLRELDLSDNDLYDRGAELLSAGLAKSHCVLRVLRLSGCLVATAGCAALAEALVLNGGHLRELDLSYNDPGEQGKRLLTRVQRHPGSSLKTLNLEHGGQERLIPGLRKYLCRPALDPDTAHDCLRLSDGCSVATVMLEAQPYPPSASRFTCWRQVLCRNGLSGRCYWEVEVEGKVSVGVTYDSVQRIGEGENVRLGANEASWVLCYDDGAYSVCHRDRTLELPGAAGSGNLGKLAVFLDHPRGTLSFYRLAPLGPELLHTFRAAFTEPLYPAFGFGYDNGFDGFGDFVSLAGAGASVSTRF; encoded by the exons ATGGCTCTGGATCGTGAGAGCAAGGAGCTGCTGTGGCGAACGCTGGAGGACCTCGGGCACGATGACCTCAAGGCCTTCATATTCCACATGCACCTGCCCCCCAAGCGCCTCGACGGAAACGCCAAGGTGGTGGACGTCGTCAACCAGCTGGAGAAGAAGCACGGCGAGAAAGCCATGAAGGAGAGCGTCGAGATTCTGGAGAAGATCCAGAACCACAACCTGGCCCAGAAGCTGCGCCGCGGCATGGAAG AGCTTCAGGCGGCGAGGCGCAGGAGGTCCACCGAGCTGCGGAGAAACG GTAGCTTCTTCTCCGTGGACGACATCAGGCGCTACCAGCGGGCCCTGCAAGAGAACCTGCGCGGGAGCTACGTCAACGCTCCGGAGGGCAGCGCGGAGCTCTGCGAGCAGCGGCCTATGGAGGACGCCTACGCCGAGCTCAACATCGTCTACGGCGCCGACGCCACCCCCGACAAGCGGCACGAGGTCCTTCAGATGGAGACGTGCGGCGAGGCCGCCGAGTCCATCGCGCCGCGCCACATCTTCCGCAGCGCCGGCGGGAGGCCGCGGCCGGTGCGCACGCTGCTCACCGTGGGCTTCGCCGGGATCGGCAAAACCTTCCTGGTGCGCAAGTTCGTGCTGGACTGGGCCAGCGGCAAAGGCGACGGGGACGTGCACCTGCTATTTCCCTTCACCTTCCGCGAGATGAACTTGGAAAAGGGCAAGCGCTTCTCCCTGGCCCGGCTGGTCCGCCACTTTGTCTGGGAGAGCAAGCCCATGAGCGTGGAGACGCTGGACCTGATCTTCAAGCAGCTGCAAGCGTCCGGCAAGCGCGACTTTGAAAGCAGCGGGATCAAGGTCCTGTTTGTGCTGGACGGGCTGGACGAGAGCCGCCTCAAGCTGGACCTCGGCGGCTCGGCGGCGCCGGACCTGGACGTGACCGAGGCCTACCCCCTGGAAGTGCTCCTGGCGCACCTGATCAAGAGGAACCTGCTTCCCTGCGCCCGGGTTTGGATCACCACGCGCCCCGTCGGCGTCCACGATATCCCCGCCGACCTCGTGGACAGCAAGACGGAGGTGAAAGGATTCAGCGAGTCCCAGAGGCTGGACTACTTCCGGAAGAAGTTCCCGGGCGGGGAGGAGGTGATCGGCCACATCCAGAAGTGTCGCAGCATCTTCATCATGTGCCACGTGCCCATCTTCTGCTGGATCACCGGCGTGGTTCTTCAGGGCCACTTGGACGCCGGAAAGCGAGAGGAGCTGCCCGGCAGCCTGACCCAGATGTACGCCGAGTTCCTGCTCTACCACCTGGACAAGTCGGAGGAGCGGCGGTGCCAGAAGAGCGCGCGGGACGTCAAGGCGCTGGCCGAGCTGGCCTTTGGGCAACTGATGAAAAAGCAGCAGATCTTCTACGAGAGCGAcctgcgcggcggcggcggcttggACTACCTGCGGGCCGCCAAGCACTCGGGCGTGTTCACCGAGATACGGCCGCTCAAGCGTAACCGGGCCGACAAGATGTTCCAGTTCATCCACCTGAGCGTCCAGGAGTTCCTGGCCGCCCTGCACGTGATGATCAGGCTCTTCCGGGACAAGAAGAACATCCTGGCCCATGCCGAGCCCTCGCTGGGAGGTCTCCTCTCGCTGTGCAAGCGCAAGACCATGACTGAGGTCCACGAGGCGGCCCTGTGCAAAGCCTGCGACAGTGAGGGCCACCTGGACTTGTTCCTGCGCTTCCTGCTGGGCCTTTCCTTGCCCCGCAACCAGAGGCTCCTGGACCGGCTGCTGAAGGCTCCCGGGGAGCCGCGGGACCAAGGCCGCTCCCAAACGCTCCTCCTGGTCAAGAGACGCATCGAGCGCGGCTCGCCGGAGCGGAACATCAACTTGTTCTACTGCCTGAAGGAGCTGGAGGACGACTCGCTGCTGGAGCACATGCAAGCCTACCTGGCGTTGGCGCGGGTGTCCTCGGACGCGCTGCTGCCGGACATGCGGGCGGCCCTGCTCTTCTTCTTGCTGACCTCCGACGAAGCCCTGCGTCGCTTCGACCTCAAGAGCTACTCGCCGTCGCATGGGGGGCTGCTGATGCTGCTGCCGGTGGTCAAGGCTTCTCGAGAATCGGC GTTGGACCACTGCCGGCTGGGCGAGGCCAGCTGTGGGGCGCTGGCCTCCGTTCTGGGCTCGCCGTCCAACCTGAGGGAGCTGGACCTCAGCGACAACGACTTGTACGACCGCGGGGCGGAGCTCCTCTCGGCCGGACTGGCGAAGTCTCACTGCGTCTTGCGAGTCCTCAG GCTGTCGGGCTGCCTGGTGGCCACGGCGGGATGCGCGGCGCTGGCCGAGGCTCTCGTGCTGAACGGCGGCCACCTCCGAGAGCTGGACCTCAGCTACAATGACCCGGGAGAACAAGGAAAGAGGCTCTTGACGCGGGTCCAAAGGCATCCCGGCTCCAGCCTGAAGACTCTCAA cCTGGAGCACGGCGGCCAAGAGCGTTTGATTCCCGGCCTCCGGAAAT ATCTGTGCCGACCCGCCTTGGATCCCGACACGGCTCACGACTGTCTCCGGCTCTCGGACGGCTGCAGCGTGGCGACGGTGATGCTGGAGGCGCAGCCCTATCCCCCGAGCGCCTCCAGGTTCACTTGCTGGCGGCAGGTCCTTTGCCGGAACGGACTGAGCGGACGCTGCTActgggaggtggaggtggagggcAAGGTCTCCGTGGGCGTGACCTACGACAGCGTCCAGCGGATCGGGGAGGGCGAGAACGTGCGTCTGGGAGCCAACGAGGCGTCCTGGGTGCTGTGCTACGACGACGGCGCCTACTCGGTGTGCCACCGGGACAGGACGCTGGAGCTCCCGGGAGCCGCGGGGTCCGGGAATCTCGGAAAGCTGGCCGTGTTTCTGGACCATCCCCGCGGCACGCTGTCCTTCTACCGGCTGGCTCCGTTGGGGCCCGAGCTCCTCCACACCTTCCGGGCCGCCTTCACGGAGCCGCTTTACCCGGCCTTCGGATTCGGCTACGACAACGGATTTGACGGCTTCGGGGACTTTGTGTcgctggccggggcgggcgcgTCCGTATCGACCCGCTTCTGA
- the LOC127594103 gene encoding carboxypeptidase M-like, protein MMLFCWRAGMRDLGVFLLALFPAAMTLDFSYHSNREMESYLFRVNASNPDIAHLYGIGHSVAGQRLWVLALGLSPHRHALGVPEFKYVANMHGNEVRQRVRWEVHAGVKGRVLDCLGAALHNAVVEVSGRRDVRPFATDKGGEYYRLLLPGNYTLTVTCPGHEALTETFFVPYGPERNSALTHDFLLRRVTVATADPAPSSAPSPWTTTALGMALAFRGLID, encoded by the exons ATGATGTTGTTTTGTTGGCGCGCAGGTATGCGGGACCTCGGCGTCTTCCTCCTCGCGCTCTTCCCCGCCGCCATGACGCTGGACTTTAGTTACCACAGCAACCGCGAGATGGAGAGTTACCTCTTCCGGGTCAACGCCTCCAACCCGGACATCGCGCACCTGTACGGCATCGGCCACTCCGTCGCAG GTCAACGGCTGTGGGTCTTGGCTTTGGGTCTGAGCCCCCATCGTCACGCGCTCGGCGTCCCCGAGTTCAAGTACGTGGCCAACATGCACGGGAACGAGGTGAGGCAACGGGTGCGTTGGGAGG tgcacgcAGGGGTCAAAGGGCGTGTGCTGGATTGCTTGGGAGCGGCGCTGCACAACGCCGTGGTGGAGGTGAGCGGTCGCCGCGACGTGCGTCCCTTCGCCACGGACAAAGGCGGCGAATACTACAGGTTGCTGCTGCCGGGCAACTACACCTTAACT GTGACGTGTCCCGGCCACGAGGCGCTGACGGAGACTTTTTTCGTCCCTTACGGTCCGGAGCGAAACTCGGCCCTGACGCACGACTTCCTGTTGCGTCGTGTCACCGTGGCAACGGCCGACCCCGCGCCCTCATCCGCGCCGTCTCCGTGGACGACGACGGCCCTCGGGATGGCGCTTGCGTTCCGGGGCCTGATCGACTGA